A window of the Teredinibacter franksiae genome harbors these coding sequences:
- a CDS encoding EVE domain-containing protein produces MNHWLFKTEPSTYSVEDLMREANQTCTWDGIRNYQARNFIRDQMEVADEILLYHSRCTPTAVVGLAKVVRSAYPDPAQFDHTSPYYDAKSPADNPRWLCVDIQFMNKFITPVTLEAIKKTNVLNDMVLVKQGRLSIQPVTAAEYKAVVKFGLG; encoded by the coding sequence ATGAATCACTGGCTATTTAAAACAGAACCCTCAACGTACAGCGTTGAAGACTTGATGCGTGAAGCAAACCAAACCTGCACTTGGGACGGTATACGGAATTATCAGGCACGTAATTTTATACGTGACCAAATGGAAGTGGCGGATGAAATTTTGCTGTACCACAGCCGTTGCACCCCAACGGCAGTCGTGGGTTTGGCCAAGGTAGTACGCTCGGCCTACCCAGACCCAGCTCAGTTTGACCACACCTCGCCCTATTATGATGCAAAGTCGCCTGCGGATAACCCACGCTGGTTGTGTGTCGATATTCAGTTCATGAATAAATTTATAACGCCGGTAACGCTTGAGGCAATCAAAAAAACCAACGTCTTAAACGACATGGTTTTGGTAAAACAAGGGCGACTATCGATTCAGCCCGTTACCGCTGCCGAGTACAAAGCTGTAGTCAAATTCGGCCTGGGGTAA